Within Massilia endophytica, the genomic segment GTGTCCTCGTCGGCCTGCCGCGTCAGTCCCATGGCGATGCGGTTTACGCCTTCGATGCCGAAGGAGATGGCGAAGTAGAGGAAGAAGCGGTCCCGCGTGCTGCGCCAATAGCGCAGGAAGAAGAGGCAGGCTACCAGGGACAGCGCGGCAATGGCGCCGGTTGCCAGATTCATCAGCTCCATCATTCATCCTCCCATACGAGGCCGACCACCAGCAGGATCACCGCGGTCAGCGCCATCACCAGCCGTACCGGCGTCAGGTAGACGTCCGGGAACACGATACGGTCCAGTATCAGGAAGACGTTGTTGACGAACATGAAGCAGAAACTGAGCCCCGTCCAGAGCAGGATGCGCGAACGGTTCGCGAAGTAGCTGCGCAACAAGGCCCAGGCGCAGACAAAGGAAGTTAGTGCGCAGAGGCAATAAATCAGAACGACCATAGGCTTAACCCTTCCGCCATTCGAAAGCATCCACCAGGCGCTGCGCTTTCCTGGAGGTACGGGAATGAATAAGATTGGTGATTTCGACCAGGGACTTCGAATACGCGTCCGCCAGTTGGCCCAGCAAATCATCGAGCCCGGGGCTCGTGGGAGCGTAATGGTGAATGTCTTCCGCATCCTGGTGGGCGATGCCGGCTTCGCGCAGCTCCTGCATGAGCTGCGCCGCCAGCTTCTCGCCGATGTAGAGGCGCCGGGCCAGGTCGGCCGTTGTCCACTGTGCGGCCGGATCGGCGCGCAGCAGCAGCATCCCTTCCACAAAGGGAACCGACGGGACCGAAGTCAGGACGAAACGCCTGATTTCGTCGGTAATGGTGGAGCCTTGCGTCACTTGTCACCCGCTTGCTGAGTCATGCGGGGCGCAGTGTAACATTATTGCCAAATTGAAAGCAGTTTCAATCGTGCGCGGGGTCAGGCCAGGTGGGCCATCACTGCGTCCAGGGTGGCAGGCTTGCCCAGGTGCACGTCGAAGCCGGCCGCCTTCACCAGTTCCCGCGTCGTGCGGTCGGACCAGGCGGTCAGGGCTATCAGGCGCATTTTGGCCCCATGGGCAGTGCGCCGCAGGGCGCGGGCGACGGCGTAGCCGTCCATATCGGGCATGCCGATATCGACGAAGGCCACATCCGGCTCCACGGTCTGGGCGGCGGCCAGCCCCTGTTCGCCGCCATAGGCGACGGTGGCCGAGTGGCCGTACAGGCTGACCAGGTCCCGCAGCAGGTCGGCGGCATCCCGGTTGTCGTCAATAATCAGAACTCGTCGTGTGGCGGTCATAGGTCACGCTTCCAAAACAAAACGGGGGCGCGGCTGTATTCCTGACCGGATATCGAGGCTCGTGCTATCGAAGGAGTCGCGCTATGAGGCCATGATAGGCCTGGAGCGGGATGGGCTACATCGGCAGCCCGCTTATCCTCCTGTAGGACAAAAGCGCACGTTCAGGACTGCAGGGCATCGCTCACCGGCAAATCCTCGGCGCGCCGGCCGCCCCGCGCTCCGAGCACGCGCTGGATCACGGCGGGCGAAATCCCCTCCTGGGTCAGATAGCGTGCCGCTTCCTGCGTTCCCGCGACAGCCTGCAGATACAGGCCCGAACGCACCACGGTGGCGGTCCAGGTATTGAGGCGCGGATTCGAAGCGCTTGGCTTGTTCATTTCATGCTCCCGATTTCGGCCATTGCATCTTATGCCTCCGGGAAGCGCGCACGTGTAGCCGCACATCCACAGCACTTGTAGGAATAAGGCTAGGCGTGGCGCGCAGCCGGGGGAAGCCGTTCATAATTGGCGCATGGAACCGCACGACGCCATCTCCCGCTACCGTTTCCTGCCCGCGGAAGCGCTGGACCAGTTGCAGCCCGGGCAGATCTGGATGAGCGGCCCGGCCACCTTCAACGATCCCTTCGACCTGCGCATCCGCATCGCCGACGAAACCCAGCACAGTCCCTTTGCCGACGAGGAGCGGCTGCGGCGCGCCTTCCGCCTGCTGGTGGAGGACAACGAGGAAGTGAAGAAGCACTGGTTCTACGACGAGGACCTGTGGCAGGCGCTGCATGCGTGGATGGAAGGACGCCTGCCGCGTGACGGCGTGATCGAAGCGGCGAACCGGCGCGCGGCCTGCTTCGGCGTGGCCTGCTTCGCCCAGCACTGGAACATGCCGCTGATGTGGTCCCACTACGGCAGCAACCATTTCGGCCTGTGCGTGGAATACGCCGTGCAGCAGGACCAGCTCGACGCGCAGGCGGGCAAGGACGGCTTCGGGCAGCACTATGTGCAGTACCTGACGGAGATGCCGACCATCTGCTTCAGCGAGGTGCTGTTCTCGCCGCACCAGGTCATGTCGCGCCTGGCCGCGACCAAGCACGCGGACTGGGCCTACGAGAAGGAATGGCGCATCATCCATTTCGCCGCGAAGGCGCGCCCGGTGCCCTTGCCGCGCCACATGCGCATGACGGCCCTCATCGCCGGAATGCAGATGGACGAGGCGCAGTGCGAGGCGGTGCGCGCCAAGGGCCGCGAACTCGGCGTGCCCGTGCGCCGCATCCGCAAGCACAGCGGCGACTATCAGCTCGAACTCGAAGACCTCGACTGAGTCAGAAGGTGCAGAGGACGGCGGAGGCGTCGTCCGCGTTCTTGACGGCGAGCGCGCCACCCGAACCGTTCTCGTGGTTTCGCAGCTGCGCGAGGACGGCGGGCAGGCCGAGGTCACGGCAGGCCGCCAGGAGGGTCGCGTTGTTGTGCAGGCCGTAGGGGTCGACCAGGCGGTAGAACCCGTCGCTCATTCCCAGCAGCGCAGCGCCTGCGCCAACATCAGCGGCATATGAACGCGCGGGGAAAGGGCCCTGCGGCCGCATGCAGAGCGCGGGCGGCACCTCCGCAGTGTTCATGAACTCGCGCCGCGCGCGCAGCATGGGCAGCAAATGCGCCATGCGGGTTTCCGGATCGGTGATGCCGCGCTCCACCAGCCCGGCTATCGCTTCGCGCAGCACGTCCTCCTGCGGATTCACGTAAGGATCGAGGTCGGTCACGCGGCCGTTGGCATGCTGGAGCAGCAGCTTGCAGTCGCCGACGCAGTAGGCTTCTAGCCGGCTTCCCGTCACGCGCACCCACGTGGCCGCGCCCACCGGCCAGGCATAGAGAGGCACTTCCACGCCGCGCGTCGCCGCCTGGAAGCGCGCAAACACTTCGTCCAGGGCGCGCAGCACGGCGCTTTCCTGCGATGGCGCCTCGGGAATGGCGCCCTGCAGCGCCTCGGCGAAGTTGCGCATCAGCCAGGCCGCGTCGCCGCTTTCCTCATCGATGTAGGCCCTGTCCGCGACGGAAGTGCCGCCGTCCAGCACGAGGATGTGGGTGGAAGCGCCCTCTTCGAATACCGCAATCAGGTCTTCGTTCGCATCCCCGCCGCCGGGCGAGGAGATTTCTTCGATCTTCACTGCTGTTACTCCGCCTTGAAGCCCCTGCCGGTTGTCGCCCAGTAGATGCCGCCATACAGGTGGTGCCGGAATACCGGATCGCCATAGGTCGCGGGCAGGTGCCCCAGGGCCGTATAGAAGGCACGGCCGCCATCGTAGGGCTGATACCAGCTCACGGGATGGAAGCTGCCCATGCCCTTCCCTTCCCGGTCGGGCCATTTGGTCTGGGGCTTGTAGGTGCTTTCATCCACCGAGAGCAGATAGGTCAGCCGGTCCGACTGGGCGGGGCCGAATTCGTACCATTCCTCGGTAGCCAGGGAGCGCGGCGCGAAGCGCTCCATACCGGGGAAGTTGCGGTCCTCGACCTTCAGCACGGCCGTCTGCACCGCTGGATGGACGTGGAACATGCGTCCCACCATCTTCGTGTACCAGGGCCACTTGTACTCGGTATCCGAGGCGCTGTGCACGCCGACATAGCCGCCGCCCGCCTTGATGTAGCGTTCGAAGGCGGCCTGCTGGGCCTCCGTCAGCACGTCGCCCGTCGTCAGCAGGAAGACGACGGCCTGGTATTTGGCCAGCTCCTTGTCGTTGAACACGCGCTCCGCGTCGGCGGTCCAGAAGACGCCAAAGTCGTGCAACTTGCCCAGTTCCTGCACGGCCGTGACACCGGCGTGAATGGAATCGTGATGCCAGCCCGCCGTTTTGGTAAACAGCAGCACGTTGAACTGTTCGGCCAGCGCTCCCTGCATGCACAGCATGCCGGAAAGCGCCAGGGCGGCGGCGGGCATTCTCATCTTATTTCCCTTTCTCGGCCAATTCGGTGGCGATGCGCTTTTCGAGGCGCTTCCTTGCGTCGGCCGCGTAGTCGCGGCAGCCTTCCACATCGACGAAGGTATTCTCGGCGTCCGTGCGCGAGGCCAGCTTGCCCATGGTGTCGGTAAAGCCGGGGTGGACGGAGATCACGATGTCGCATTTGAGCGAAGCGACCTTCCTGATGCTGTCGCGGAAGGAGGTGGAGATATCTGGGCGGTTGCGGTCGCCGGTGTAATGGAAGCCGTTTGTGGAAACAGGATTCAGGCTGTCGGCGTAGACGATGGTCTTGCAGTGGCCGTCCGCCTCGCAGGCGCGGAAGCTCCAGGTTGTGCTGCCGGGCGTATGGCCAGGCGTCATGTGGGCGGTGACGGAGATGGGGCCGATATACAGGGTTTCGCGGTCCCGCACGATGGCCACCTTCTTCAGCGGATCGATGCGCGTGTTGCCCTTCGGGTCGAACTGCGGATCGTCCGGCCCCACTTCGCCGTCGCGCAGCACCTTGGCCGAAGCAGGGCTGGCGGCCACGCGGGCGCCGGACATGCGCTGCAGGGCGGGAATGCCGCCCGCGTGGTCGTAATGGGGATGGGAATTGACGATCAGCTTCACGTCCTCGATGTCGTAGCCAGCCTCCTTGATGCTGGCCGCGATCAGCGGCGCGGACTGGGGCAAGGCGCCGTCCAGCAGGATATGGCCTTTCGGACCGGTGAGCAGCACGGCCGAAAGCTCGGTCGTGCCCACATACCAGGCGTTGCCAAAGATGCGGAACGGCTTTTGCGGCTTGTTCCAGCCATCGCACATGCTGCATTTGACGTTGTCGATTTCTCCGTCGGCGGCGAAGGCGGGAACGGCGGCGGCAGCGAAAAGGGCTGCTACAGCGAGGTATTTCATGTTAACCGGTCTCCAAGTATCGATTGATCACAACATGCTAATGCGATCAACGATACTTGTCGAGAACCTGCACTCAATGCCCGTGATGACCTTTGGTCGGTTTCCGGACCTTGAGCTCCACGTTGCCCTGCCCGCGCGCAGGCATCAGATGCCCGCCCGCACTGCCCGAGCGCGCGGGTTCGGGCAGCGCCCCAGTCCATTCGTAGGCCAGAGTGCCTGCCGGGTGCCTGTACCAGCCCGGATCGCGGTAATCGCCCCGCTTCAGGCCCGGCCGCACCTTCATCACCGTGAACATGCCGCCCATCTCCACGTTGCCGAAAGGCCCTTCGCCCGTCATCATCGGCAGCGTGTTCTCGGGCAGCGGCATCTGCATGCCGCCCATGGAGCCGCCCTTCTCGCCCATGACCATATAGTCCGGCACGATACGGTTGATCTTTTCGGCCACGCCGCGGTGGTCCACGCCGATCAGGGTGGGCACATCATGCCCCATGGCGTTCATGGTGTGGTGCGACTTGTGGCAGTGCAGCGCCCAGTCGCCGGGATCGGTCGCCGTGAACTCGATGGCGCGCATCTGGCCCACGGCCACGTCGGTGGTGACTTCCGGCCAGCGCGAGCCGGGCGGAGTCCAGCCGCCATCCGTTCCCGTGACCACGAACTCGTGGCCGTGCATGTGGATGGGGTGGTTGGTCATAGTGAGGTTGCCTACGCGGATGCGCACCTTGTCGCCCTGGCGGATCACCAGCGGATCGATGCCGGGGAAGACGCGGCTGTTGAAGGTCCACAGGTTAAAGTCGAGCATCGTGTTGACCTTGGGCGTGTAGCTTCCCGGCTCGATATCGTAGGCGTTGAGCAGGAAGACGAAGTCGCGGTCGACCGCATGCTGCGACGGGTCTTTGGGATGCGTAACCCAGAAGCCCATCATGCCCATCGCCATCTGCGTCATTTCGTCCGCGTGGGGGTGGTACATGAAGGTGCCCGGGCGCCTGGCCACGAACTCGTACACAAAGGTCTTGCCGGGAGCAATGGCGGGCTGTGTAATGCCGGTGACGCCGTCCATGCCGTTCGGCAGGCGCTGGCCGTGCCAGTGGATGCTGGTGATCTCCGGCAGCCGGTTGGTGACGAAGATGCGCAC encodes:
- a CDS encoding DUF5985 family protein; this translates as MMELMNLATGAIAALSLVACLFFLRYWRSTRDRFFLYFAISFGIEGVNRIAMGLTRQADEDTPVHYVIRLVSYLLILYAIVRKNIRR
- a CDS encoding DUF5985 family protein, translated to MVVLIYCLCALTSFVCAWALLRSYFANRSRILLWTGLSFCFMFVNNVFLILDRIVFPDVYLTPVRLVMALTAVILLVVGLVWEDE
- a CDS encoding response regulator — protein: MTATRRVLIIDDNRDAADLLRDLVSLYGHSATVAYGGEQGLAAAQTVEPDVAFVDIGMPDMDGYAVARALRRTAHGAKMRLIALTAWSDRTTRELVKAAGFDVHLGKPATLDAVMAHLA
- a CDS encoding DUF2971 domain-containing protein; protein product: MEPHDAISRYRFLPAEALDQLQPGQIWMSGPATFNDPFDLRIRIADETQHSPFADEERLRRAFRLLVEDNEEVKKHWFYDEDLWQALHAWMEGRLPRDGVIEAANRRAACFGVACFAQHWNMPLMWSHYGSNHFGLCVEYAVQQDQLDAQAGKDGFGQHYVQYLTEMPTICFSEVLFSPHQVMSRLAATKHADWAYEKEWRIIHFAAKARPVPLPRHMRMTALIAGMQMDEAQCEAVRAKGRELGVPVRRIRKHSGDYQLELEDLD
- a CDS encoding protein phosphatase 2C domain-containing protein encodes the protein MKIEEISSPGGGDANEDLIAVFEEGASTHILVLDGGTSVADRAYIDEESGDAAWLMRNFAEALQGAIPEAPSQESAVLRALDEVFARFQAATRGVEVPLYAWPVGAATWVRVTGSRLEAYCVGDCKLLLQHANGRVTDLDPYVNPQEDVLREAIAGLVERGITDPETRMAHLLPMLRARREFMNTAEVPPALCMRPQGPFPARSYAADVGAGAALLGMSDGFYRLVDPYGLHNNATLLAACRDLGLPAVLAQLRNHENGSGGALAVKNADDASAVLCTF
- a CDS encoding ThuA domain-containing protein, translating into MRMPAAALALSGMLCMQGALAEQFNVLLFTKTAGWHHDSIHAGVTAVQELGKLHDFGVFWTADAERVFNDKELAKYQAVVFLLTTGDVLTEAQQAAFERYIKAGGGYVGVHSASDTEYKWPWYTKMVGRMFHVHPAVQTAVLKVEDRNFPGMERFAPRSLATEEWYEFGPAQSDRLTYLLSVDESTYKPQTKWPDREGKGMGSFHPVSWYQPYDGGRAFYTALGHLPATYGDPVFRHHLYGGIYWATTGRGFKAE
- the bla gene encoding subclass B3 metallo-beta-lactamase, whose protein sequence is MKYLAVAALFAAAAVPAFAADGEIDNVKCSMCDGWNKPQKPFRIFGNAWYVGTTELSAVLLTGPKGHILLDGALPQSAPLIAASIKEAGYDIEDVKLIVNSHPHYDHAGGIPALQRMSGARVAASPASAKVLRDGEVGPDDPQFDPKGNTRIDPLKKVAIVRDRETLYIGPISVTAHMTPGHTPGSTTWSFRACEADGHCKTIVYADSLNPVSTNGFHYTGDRNRPDISTSFRDSIRKVASLKCDIVISVHPGFTDTMGKLASRTDAENTFVDVEGCRDYAADARKRLEKRIATELAEKGK
- a CDS encoding multicopper oxidase family protein, whose amino-acid sequence is MISRRDFFKGAGAVAVSAAAVSRAGAATLPEAASAADANTQVPPPPPNGRHFNPVVTLNGWSLPWRMNNGVKEFHLVAEPVVRELAPGMKANLWGYNGQSPGPTIEVVEGDRVRIFVTNRLPEITSIHWHGQRLPNGMDGVTGITQPAIAPGKTFVYEFVARRPGTFMYHPHADEMTQMAMGMMGFWVTHPKDPSQHAVDRDFVFLLNAYDIEPGSYTPKVNTMLDFNLWTFNSRVFPGIDPLVIRQGDKVRIRVGNLTMTNHPIHMHGHEFVVTGTDGGWTPPGSRWPEVTTDVAVGQMRAIEFTATDPGDWALHCHKSHHTMNAMGHDVPTLIGVDHRGVAEKINRIVPDYMVMGEKGGSMGGMQMPLPENTLPMMTGEGPFGNVEMGGMFTVMKVRPGLKRGDYRDPGWYRHPAGTLAYEWTGALPEPARSGSAGGHLMPARGQGNVELKVRKPTKGHHGH